Proteins encoded together in one Plasmodium cynomolgi strain B DNA, chromosome 9, whole genome shotgun sequence window:
- a CDS encoding hypothetical protein (putative) has product MPANYNEIKKLFNYYIREYYYQKSKGTYFVHIKKPGILFTSLKFYKRKKTLFPNVYDWYFDNLSHMKKNKDILKCQNSYNTKNIYSYRISRGKCEQNDVESGSIYTNDSEEDLQCTYRTSNLYYNMHPVYLSKICLYDLNDHHILFSNNYYDAFMQFYYSIVSYKMDLNDLHVFPNLKILISHIKNLSSIINDELVKSAFVYFIRQKKVFDGEYLRGVLRSIYSTMLHNCPLYLFLDDVNQFKVVLSLVGETGEVQNLFESALPYPYYLVLDESVNIYNLQSFNIYLKKVLEAKLKAPFSGDQAGGISPSAQVGLYPNARSVDSHSDNSSNGGRPNESSHANKEAVQSQPFAKSEEEKSQQVANVQGKHIYFFKLIKIFDMKPNHRFVQKGTKW; this is encoded by the exons ATGCCCGCCAACTACAACGAAATAAAGAAGCTGTTTAACTACTATATTAGGGAATACTACTACCAGAAGTCCAAGGGGACCTACTTCGTTCACATTAAGAAGCCTGGGATTTTATTTACGTccttaaaattttacaaaagaaaaaaaaccctcTTTCCAAACGTGTATGATTGGTACTTCGACAATTTAAgtcacatgaaaaaaaataaagacatTTTAAAGTGTCAAAATAGCTacaatacaaaaaatatatactctTACAGAATAAGCAGGGGGAAgtgtgaacaaaatgacgTGGAGAGTGGCAGCATTTATACAAATGACTCGGAGGAAGACCTGCAATGTACCTATAGAACAAGCAACTTATACTATAATATGCACCCGGTGTACTTATCCAAAATCTGCCTCTACGACTTAAACGATCATCACATATTATTTTCGAACAACTACTATGATGCCTTTATGCAATTTTACTACAGCATTGTGTCGTACAAAATGGATTTAAATGATCTGCATGTTTTCCCCAATTTGAAGATCCTAATAAGTCACATTAAAAACTTAAGTAGTATAATTAATGACGAACTGGTCAAGAGTGCCTTTGTGTATTTTATTAGACAGAAAAAAGTGTTCGATGGGGAGTACCTACGCGGGGTACTTAGGAGCATCTACTCAACCATGCTGCACAACTGCCCCCTGTATTTGTTCCTGGACGATGTTAATCAGTTCAAAGTTGTTCTTAGCCTTGTGGGTGAAACG GGAGAAGTACAAAACCTTTTTGAAAGCGCCCTGCCATACCCCTACTATTTAGTGCTGGACGAAAGCGTAAACATTTACAACCTGCAAAGTTTcaacatttatttaaaaaaagttttggAGGCGAAATTGAAAGCACCATTTTCTGGTGACCAAGCGGGAGGTATTTCTCCCTCCGCCCAGGTGGGCCTGTACCCAAATGCTCGAAGCGTAGATAGCCATTCTGATAATTCTAGCAACGGGGGAAGACCTAATGAAAGCAGTCATGCCAATAAGGAAGCAGTACAGAGCCAACCTTTCGCAAAatcggaggaagaaaaatcacAGCAGGTTGCAAATGTGCAGGGCAAACATATTTACTTCTTTAAgctgataaaaatttttgacaTGAAGCCGAATCATCGCTTTGTCCAAAAAGGTACGAAATGGTAG
- a CDS encoding hypothetical protein (putative), which translates to MKIPDLIKLLNRHKEIKQDDLDNINIQIINTLNDIDPNKIINNIVSHNVRRKDDLKSLKKKIYFNHLLLKTGVERGNFFKAYECKEETSRSGDSQNEVTTEVGEVGEASSVHKNIYGRNRRKVKMTKGSQSSNSEKSTQGNEKGELNVELLCDLPNGEDQRGRKKFTFFELANSYSNFILDNILRHVCSYIYNYKVLNKINQEENKGHELVSLFLMSSIFHHFFELKFGYSYMVHFLNGLKLYKIKREINVDQVNFDLIDGYVAAVEEHRRSIPPEGETDPVLEKVYDVSFIIDCLREHANRNNGQIAKRHNFSPANWHNCFEHIFEDVKKKKTYVLNVKDKILLSYSIDESYLNYFLQNLQNKYNTERISFPSYCLLVHMYSMSNHFVNKMDTNMNNLIILLNSCIFFLKGKSFLNTLNAFHIHVVSEDEGKLIGDMNCVHKVKEKMYALAEQLINYIFQNKGTLNNNHLLQLFEILSFVKYNKSLFSYIFNKMNGSLCLLDKYQIFYFLNSLSNYDIVCNGAKRDIYMHTLKQLEQYSPKERQRLEGYLHAQH; encoded by the exons ATGAAAATTCCAGACCTAATCAAGCTCCTCAACAgacataaagaaataaagcaAGATGATCTAGacaacataaatatacaaatcATTAACACCCTAAATGATATTGAcccaaataaaattataaacaacATAGTAAGCCATAATGTGAGACGGAAGGATGATTTAAaatcgttaaaaaaaaaaatttacttcaaCCATTTGTTACTCAAAACAGGGGTCGAAAGGGGCAACTTCTTCAAAGCGTACGAATGCAAGGAAGAGACGAGCAGGAGTGGTGACTCACAAAATGAGGTCACAACGGAAGTCGGCGAGGTTGGCGAGGCCAGCAgtgtgcacaaaaatatatatggaAGGAATAGGAGGAAGGTGAAAATGACCAAAGGGTCCCAAAGCAGCAACAGTGAAAAAAGCACTCAAGGTaacgaaaaaggagagttaAACGTGGAACTGCTTTGCGATctgccaaatggggaagaccaaagaggaagaaaaaaatttaccttttttgaATTAGCAAATAGCTACTCCAACTTCATCCTGGATAATATTTTGAGACACGTGTGCTCGTACATTTACAACTATAAAgtattaaacaaaataaatcagGAAGAGAACAAGGGACACGAACTCGTTTCGCTCTTTTTAATGTCTAGCATATTTCACCACTTCTTCGAGTTAAAATTTGGGTATTCCTACATGGTGCATTTTCTCAATGGGCTAAAGttatacaaaattaagaGAGAAATAAATGTCGACCAGGTGAACTTCGACTTGATTGACGGGTATGTTGCTGCTGTAGAAGAACACAGGAGGAGTATACCCCCCGAGGGAGAAACAGACCCCGTTTTGGAAAAGGTTTACGACGTGTCCTTCATTATAGACTGCCTGAGAGAGCATGCAAACAGGAACAATGGCCAAATAGCCAAGAGGCACAACTTCTCCCCCGCGAACTGGCACAACTGCTTCGAGCACATATTTGaagatgtgaaaaaaaagaaaacatatGTACTTAACGtgaaggacaaaattttaCTAAGTTACAGCATAGACGAGTCTTATTTAAACTACTTCctacaaaatttgcaaaataaatacaacACTGAAAGGATCAGTTTTCCAAGTTACTGTCTGTTGGTCCATATGTATAGCATGTCCAACCATTTCGTA aataaaatggacacaaatatgaacaatttaataattttattaaattcgtgcatttttttcttaaaaggaaagtcatttttaaatacgcTGAATGCGTTTCACATTCACGTAGTTTCAGAAGATGAGGGAAAATTAATTGGGGATATGAATTGTGTGCAcaaggtgaaggaaaaaatgtacgcGTTGGCAGAGCAGCtaataaattacatttttcagaACAAAGGAACACTCAATAATAATCATTTGTTGCAATTATTTGAGATTCtttcttttgtaaaatataacaaatcGCTCTTcagttacatttttaacaaaatgaacggCAGTCTTTGCTTGCTGGACaaatatcaaattttttattttttaaattccctGTCAAATTACGACATTGTCTGCAACGgcgcaaaaagggacatttacatgcacacactTAAGCAGCTGGAGCAGTATTCACCCAAGGAGAGGCAGCGGTTGGAGGGGTATCTCCACGCGCAGCATTAG
- a CDS encoding hypothetical protein (putative), with protein sequence MKGNLETIVQEENEYKEECIFTSIDIFSGPHNYLNFHYICEICFNDISFISPYHCYFFLRNQFENVEKAGTNYKENIGSQFEREIYWKVINENKATELFQSETAIYYEQGELPGSRRKALENIAQVVNKLAVSDLEAISPYLGENPEWKRNRLTWMDMIQRDKFRRYEKMRENLKETGKREIVYKVNKEDVEKVKNKNMRKDFFFFGVYEKKGQNNLGRIYMSIRNDLAKNTEIYAWLLTNCNMQTDRSLVADISIEEKYLERKIMQEEDDYVYNDALVKETKKSLAGNENFSSSGRITVEEKTQNYSFEKKEYISFGKNEQNDIICLNPSISRYHCVLFFSKDYHLYLVDVGSKSRTRLNSNLCEIHNKYKIANNDIISLGVSKRTYKVSINIDSVLSYLDKKQSEVNRKMRIMSEDLENPHGEKNLLKLKISNIFYKCNENDIIDFFKDCGEIKKIHLYDVPANKTAERQKVQTHSKKNRSLKEALVEVYDKETSAKIMQKNESFLYGRKIYIIYQPLSIYKPRHAKVPPKRDRPFDVQITCKRGKYRGEKITLEGDRFGCFSRRDDKRENFGPERRSPQRRRGSDRSGSSGGRHRGGRRDGRGRSSPRRVRSRRRKRSKSCDSSSSSSGVRQSKRRVGSGGSAGSSSSRGGRSSPLRGSPKRKRRSEGREVKDRRATQKRRNTSRSRSSSDRSSDRSSGRSSDMSSGRSSDRNSGRSSDRSSDRSSGRSSDRSSDRSSDRSSNRRSDRSSDRRSDHKRRVSKKRHKA encoded by the exons atgaagggaaACCTGGAAACTATCGTGCaggaagaaaacgaataTAAGGAAGAATGTATTTTTACATCAATTGATATCTTTAGTGGACCTCACAACTATTTGAATTTTCACTACATTTGTGAAATATGTTTTAACGACATTAGTTTTATTTCCCCATACCactgctatttttttttgcgaaatcAGTTTGAAAATGTTGAGAAGGCTGGGACgaattataaagaaaatatcgGCTCGCAGTTCGAGAGGGAGATCTACTGGAAGGTAATAAACGAAAACAAGGCCACAGAACTTTTTCAGAGCGAAACGGCTATTTATTATGAGCAGGGGGAGTTACCAGGGTCCAGGCGGAAGGCGCTGGAGAATATCGCCCAGGTGGTTAACAAGCTGGCTGTCTCTGATTTGGAGGCCATTTCACCCTACCTCGGCGAG AACCCAGAGTGGAAACGAAACAGACTGACCTGGATGGACATGATACAAAGGGACAAATTCCGCaggtatgaaaaaatgagagaaaatttaaaagagaCAGGAAAGCGAGAAATTGTATACAAAGTGAACAAGGAAGATgtagaaaaagtgaaaaataaaaacatgagaaaagatttctttttctttggagtttacgaaaaaaagggacaaaacaATTTAGGCAGAATCTACATGAGCATAAGAAACGACCTTGCCAAAAACACGGAGATATACGCCTGGCTCTTAACAAACTGCAACATGCAAACAGATCGGAGCCTTGTAGCAGACATTTCGATAGAGGAAAAGTActtggaaaggaaaataatgcaagaggaggatgattatgtatataatgaTGCGCTAGTGAAGGAGACTAAAAAGAGTCTTGCCGGAAACGAGAACTTCTCCTCGAGCGGGCGCATAACTGTGGAGgagaaaacacaaaattactcattcgaaaaaaaggaatatatatcatttgggaaaaatgaacagaatgaTATTATCTGCCTAAACCCATCAATCTCAAGATACCACTGTGTGCTGTTTTTTTCGAAGGATTACCATCTGTATCTTGTAGATGTGGGATCCAAGTCAAGGACGAGGCTGAACAGTAACTTGTGTGAAATTCATAACAAGTACAAAATTGCGAACAACGATATTATCAGTTTAGGGGTGTCTAAGAGAACGTACAAAGTTAGCATAAACATAGACAGTGTTTTGTCCTACCTagataaaaaacaaagtgaAGTTAATCGTAAAATGAGAATCATGAGTGAAGATCTGGAAAACCcacatggggaaaaaaacctactgaaattaaaaatctccaatattttttataaatgtaaCGAAAACGACATAATAGACTTTTTCAAAGATTGTggcgaaattaaaaagataCACTTGTATGATGTTCCTGCGAATAAGACAGCGGAACGACAGAAGGTGCAAACCcattccaaaaaaaacagatcCTTGAAGGAAGCACTGGTTGAAGTTTACGATAAAGAAACTTCTGctaaaattatgcaaaaaaatgaatcctTTTTGTACGGACgaaaaatttatatcatCTACCAACCACTGTCTATATATAAGCCGCGCCATGCAAAGGTGCCCCCCAAAAGAGACCGACCTTTTGACGTACAAATTACGTGCAAAAGGGGCAAGTACcggggggagaaaattaCCCTCGAGGGAGACCGTTTTGGCTGCTTCAGTCGCAGGGACGATAAGAGGGAAAACTTCGGTCCGGAGCGGAGGTCGCCCCaaaggaggaggggaagTGACAGAAGTGGTAGTAGCGGGGGTCGTCATAGAGGCGGACGGCGTGATGGACGCGGGCGAAGTAGCCCCAGACGTGTCAGAAGTAGGCGCAGGAAACGAAGCAAAAGTTGTGacagtagtagtagcagcagCGGCGTTCGGCAAAGTAAGCGTCGTGTTGGCAGCGGAGGTAGTGCTGGAAGTAGCAGTAGCCGTGGAGGGCGAAGTAGCCCCTTGCGAGGCTCTCCGAAACGCAAAAGGCGAAGTGAGGGGCGAGAAGTTAAAGATAGAAGGGCCacccaaaaaaggagaaacacaTCTCGTAGCCGCTCCAGCAGTGACAGGAGTAGCGACAGGAGTAGTGGAAGGAGTAGCGACATGAGTAGTGGAAGGAGTAGCGACAGGAATAGTGGCAGGAGTAGTGACAGGAGTAGCGATAGGAGTAGTGGCAGGAGTAGTGACAGGAGTAGCGACAGGAGTAGCGACAGGAGTAGCAACAGGCGTAGCGACAGGAGTAGCGACAGGCGTAGCGACCATAAAAGACGcgtaagcaaaaaaaggcataaagcGTGA
- a CDS encoding hypothetical protein (putative), producing the protein MEAVLPDDELHMSSTGEASTGGSASAGAPSNSHGGNPISSNSGEKKNKKNETSKDSCFNKTVLCDVKPSSNISREFSVDKKMKNYEFEIDSPLFPDEKGINGYRNKCEFTISYDESNNVEIGFVTGKMRTDVNDTGEDKNGTDDNNCNFSEHNISNSASPLNESQSTKLRNKKQKQAYYLNPIVKSVENCVHIHPCMKQVVQEVKSIIKDSSYPVFDRVYKTGVWRILVVRFNSQKELMITVQTYSLDQKKKKEIKKLLINRLTKKKDEACMSFSDYKVVSLYLQEHENSNDSTNQSPNEHLWGVEYLEEIILKNRFLLTPSCFFQVNHTSCEILYKRVIDYINISEKKKNYIFDLCCGTGTISICAANELKGKDVHIVGIDICEDSIICANKNAEVNKIKNYKFIQGRVEELFANEIKNVSEKNSNVIVIVDPPRSGLANSVLNILSSNKLIGQIIYVSCNPITLISNVTHVLFQNENLKIKNLVFVDMFPHTFHLECITNIVKG; encoded by the exons ATGGAAGCTGTCCTCCCCGACGATGAACTCCATATGAGCAGCACGGGCGAGGCGAGTACCGGCGGGAGCGCCAGTGCAGGCGCCCCGTCGAACAGCCACGGAGGAAACCCCATCAGTAGTAATagcggtgaaaaaaaaaataagaaaaatgaaacgagCAAAGACAGCTGTTTCAACAAAACTGTTCTCTGTGATGTAAAGCCAAGCAGCAACATCAGCAGGGAATTTTCcgtggacaaaaaaatgaaaaattatgaatttgAGATTGACAGCCCCTTGTTCCCAGACGAAAAAGGAATCAATGGATACCGTAACAAATGTGAGTTCACCATTTCGTATGACGAAAGTAACAATGTCGAAATTGGTTTTGTCACTGGGAAGATGAGAACGGATGTTAATGACACAGGTGAGGATAAAAACGGCACCGATGATAACAACTGCAACTTTAGCGAACACAATATAAGCAACAGCGCCTCTCCCTTGAACGAGTCCCAGAGCACAAAGCTGAGGAAcaaaaagcagaagcaggCGTACTATTTGAACCCCATCGTTAAGAGCGTCGAGAACTGCGTGCACATTCATCCCTGCATGAAGCAGGTAGTGCAGGAGGTGAAGAGCATAATTAAGGATTCCAGTTACCCGGTCTTCGACAGGGTGTACAAAACAG GCGTTTGGAGAATCCTCGTCGTGCGCTTCAACAGCCAGAAGGAGCTGATGATCACCGTGCAGACGTACTCACTagatcaaaagaaaaaaaaggaaatcaaAAAGCTGCTGATAAATAGACtcacgaagaagaaggacgaaGCGTGCATGAGCTTCTCCGACTATAAAGTTGTTTCGCTTTATCTACAGGAGCATGAAAATTCAAATGACTCAACAAACCAGTCCCCAAATGAACACCTATGGGGAGTGGAATACTTGGAGGAAATAATCCTAAAGAATCGTTTCTTATTAACACCAtcctgtttttttcaagtaAATCATACCAGCTGTGAAATTCTATACAAGAGGGTCATTGATTACATCAATataagtgagaaaaaaaaaaactatatatTTGACTTGTGCTGTGGCACGGGCACCATAAGTATTTGTGCTGCAAATGAGCTGAAGGGGAAAGATGTGCACATCGTCGGAATCGATATTTGTGAAGATAGCATTATttgtgcaaataaaaatgcggaagtgaataaaattaaaaattataaatttattcaagGGAGAGTGGAAGAATTATTTgcaaatgaaattaaaaacgtgTCTGAAAAGAATTCCAACGTGATAGTTATTGTAGACCCCCCGAGAAGTGGCTTAGCGAATAGCGTGCTTAACATTTTAAGCTCCAACAAACTGATTGGGCAGATCATTTACGTTTCGTGCAATCCAATCACTCTGATTAGCAACGTAACACATGTTTTGTTTCAAAACGAAAATCTGAAAATCAAAAATCTCGTCTTTGTGGATATGTTCCCCCATACTTTCCACCTGGAGTGCATCACAAATATAGTGAAGGGGTAG